From a single Schistosoma mansoni strain Puerto Rico chromosome 4, complete genome genomic region:
- a CDS encoding putative fgf receptor activating protein: MACANKGLYQLLWLPFPLFVVAGVSLSLFGLIICLLISTYNNFDEVTESVCGVSNFVPSISAVTGIKPQIYLWRFTVGLHSAPRLLLAFIYLRYHMSYHKMFTQSLIYKMLTVAAFCFNLLDVGSFVGVAFISNQENYPLHEHLFIVFLVASTAYMVVTLAVHRIIGITSCTPRFGYSFNLKLLFFGLDVCLILLLVHQFYNHRFTCKANAFSWFSASEYGIAIANMGFHLTAAYDFQDVALTTVTFKPSTE, encoded by the exons ATGGCTTGTGCAAATAAAGGGTTATATCAGTTGCTTTGGCTTCCATTCCCCTTATTTGTAGTAGCTGGTGTATCGTTGTCGTTGTTTGGCTTAATTATTTGCCTCCTGATATCAACATACAATAATTTCGATGAGGTTACAGAGTCCGTGTGTGGG GTATCCAATTTTGTTCCATCTATCAGTGCTGTTACTGGGATTAAACCCCAAATATACCTATGGCGCTTCACAGTTGGGCTTCATAGTGCACCACGTCTACTCCTTGCGTTTATATATCTTCGATACCATATGTCTTATCACAAAATGTTCACCCAGTCATTGATTTATAAAATGCTGACTGTGGCTGCATTCTGCTTCAACCTTTTGGATGTGGGTTCATTTGTGGGGGTGGCTTTTATATCTAACCAAGAGAATTATC CTCTCCATGAACATTTGTTCATTGTTTTCCTAGTCGCTTCAACTGCCTATATGGTAGTCACTCTAGCGGTTCATCGGATAATAGGAATCACTTCTTGCACTCCGAGA TTCGGATATTCTTTTAACCTGAAGCTCCTGTTTTTTGGACTAGATGTCTGCTTAATCCTCTTGTTAGTCCACCAGTTCTACAACCATAGGTTCACCTGTAAGGCAAATG cATTCAGTTGGTTTTCAGCTAGTGAATATGGTATTGCGATTGCTAATATGGGATTTCACCTAACAGCCGCATATGACTTTCAGGATGTGGCTTTAACAACCGTAACTTTTAAACCTTCTACTGAATAG